Proteins from a genomic interval of Candidatus Latescibacter sp.:
- a CDS encoding radical SAM protein, protein MIGISKLYCGTIEPSDVLRYGRQSAELPSHLLQFSEDKRPVVIMNITRRCNLRCVHCYAGSNGYPAENELSTPELLQVLDGLAEFKCPVVLFSGGEPLLHPDIVLLARHAVDKGMRAVISTNGTLITPRLAKDLATVGLSYIGTSLDGGPETHDLFRGVTGSFKRAIEGLRNAREEGIKTGVRFTMTKRNVGEIPDVFDILEREHIPRICFYHLVYTGRGESLLDEALSHDETRAVVNSIIDHTVHLHRKGNPIEVLTVDNHCDGPFLYLRLLSENPGRAAEIMELLKFNAGNSSGLGVAAISWDGSVLPDQFWRNRILGNIRERLFREIWTDSGNEFLMKLKNKKKHVTGRCSQCCFLEVCGGNLRARAEAVTGDTWASDPACYLTDREIGIE, encoded by the coding sequence ATGATCGGTATATCGAAACTTTATTGCGGCACCATTGAACCTTCGGATGTTCTGCGCTACGGCCGTCAATCTGCAGAGCTTCCCTCCCACCTGCTCCAGTTTTCGGAGGACAAGCGACCGGTGGTGATCATGAATATAACCCGGCGCTGCAACCTGCGGTGCGTGCACTGTTATGCCGGTTCTAACGGTTATCCGGCGGAAAATGAGCTTTCCACCCCCGAGCTCCTTCAAGTCCTTGACGGTTTGGCTGAGTTTAAATGCCCGGTAGTGCTCTTTTCCGGCGGTGAACCGCTCCTCCATCCCGATATTGTTCTCCTTGCCAGGCATGCTGTGGATAAAGGCATGCGCGCGGTTATTTCTACAAACGGAACGCTCATCACACCCCGCCTGGCCAAAGACCTTGCCACAGTTGGGCTTTCCTATATCGGTACCAGTCTTGACGGCGGCCCGGAAACGCATGACCTATTTCGCGGAGTGACCGGCTCTTTCAAGCGGGCGATAGAAGGTCTCCGGAACGCCCGCGAAGAGGGTATAAAAACCGGCGTTCGTTTCACCATGACGAAAAGAAATGTGGGGGAGATACCCGATGTTTTCGATATCCTGGAACGTGAACATATCCCCCGCATCTGTTTTTACCACCTGGTATATACCGGAAGAGGGGAAAGCCTTCTTGACGAAGCCCTCTCCCATGATGAAACTCGCGCCGTAGTGAACAGCATTATCGACCATACCGTCCATCTGCACCGTAAAGGAAACCCGATTGAAGTACTCACGGTGGATAATCACTGTGACGGCCCCTTCCTGTATCTCCGGCTGCTTAGTGAAAATCCGGGGCGGGCGGCTGAGATTATGGAGCTTCTGAAATTCAACGCCGGAAACAGCTCCGGTCTCGGGGTGGCCGCCATCAGCTGGGATGGTTCGGTGCTTCCTGACCAGTTCTGGCGGAACCGTATACTCGGCAATATCCGGGAACGCCTTTTCAGAGAGATATGGACCGATTCCGGCAATGAATTTCTCATGAAATTAAAAAACAAGAAAAAACATGTGACAGGACGGTGCTCGCAATGTTGTTTTCTCGAGGTCTGCGGCGGAAACCTCCGCGCCCGCGCAGAAGCTGTGACCGGAGATACCTGGGCTTCCGACCCTGCTTGTTACCTAACCGACAGGGAGATAGGAATTGAATAG